Proteins from a genomic interval of Actinoalloteichus hymeniacidonis:
- a CDS encoding phytoene/squalene synthase family protein, which yields MALHAAPTRRLDPLLRDSYALCRRLHATHRPTYLAARLLLPPAIRPQVHAVVAFFAASDRVADVGDPRMRERAFRHWSAAAVSELRRGESRHPLRRALIDTTRRHGLEPELFIRFLEATRADSRGAAEFATFDDLRVFLRGVSGTAALVGARLLCTPSPELDRLASLIGEVHQLIDIFCDFAEDLPQGRVYLPAEDMERCEVDRATVRRGVVGPELDALVRLQVSRARELHLESTRITSLVPARFQPFARAALEIHRRYLDVVDHLGSRVLREGASLSKARLLRLALPHVLGGRLAGGTRRAGPGGHRPLGVSTWPAALQRGDRARPAVDVDLFEDHRSRPSGRGGRRFRS from the coding sequence ATGGCGTTGCATGCGGCACCGACGAGAAGACTCGACCCGCTTCTCCGGGACTCCTATGCGCTGTGTCGACGGTTGCATGCCACGCACCGGCCCACCTACCTCGCGGCCCGGTTGCTGCTGCCGCCCGCTATCCGCCCCCAGGTGCATGCGGTGGTGGCCTTCTTCGCCGCCAGCGACCGAGTGGCCGATGTCGGCGACCCTCGAATGCGCGAGCGCGCCTTTCGGCACTGGTCGGCGGCTGCGGTCTCCGAGCTACGCCGGGGCGAGAGCCGACATCCCCTGCGACGCGCCTTGATCGACACCACCCGGCGCCATGGCCTGGAGCCGGAACTGTTCATCAGATTCCTGGAGGCCACCCGCGCCGACAGCCGGGGCGCTGCGGAGTTCGCCACCTTCGACGACCTGCGGGTCTTCCTGCGTGGCGTGTCCGGGACGGCCGCTCTGGTGGGCGCCCGCCTGCTGTGCACGCCGAGCCCCGAGCTGGACCGGCTTGCCTCGTTGATCGGTGAGGTGCACCAGCTCATCGACATCTTCTGCGATTTCGCGGAAGACCTGCCGCAGGGCCGCGTGTACCTGCCCGCCGAGGACATGGAGCGCTGCGAGGTCGACCGGGCGACGGTGCGACGCGGGGTCGTCGGCCCGGAACTGGATGCGCTGGTACGACTCCAGGTGTCCCGGGCCCGCGAGCTGCACCTCGAGTCGACCAGGATCACCTCCCTGGTGCCTGCCCGATTCCAGCCCTTCGCCCGCGCGGCGTTGGAGATCCACCGTAGGTACCTCGATGTCGTCGACCATCTCGGCTCGCGGGTGCTGCGGGAGGGTGCGTCCCTGAGCAAGGCACGGTTGCTGCGGTTGGCCTTGCCCCATGTCCTCGGTGGACGATTGGCGGGCGGGACCCGCCGAGCCGGACCCGGCGGCCATCGACCACTCGGCGTCTCGACCTGGCCTGCTGCCCTACAGCGCGGCGATAGAGCGCGGCCTGCCGTCGACGTCGACCTCTTCGAGGACCACCGGTCACGTCCGTCCGGTCGAGGCGGCCGCCGGTTCCGATCCTGA
- a CDS encoding carbohydrate ABC transporter permease — translation MTAMLPRSESGSIPATEAAAHLRRRKLLTGLRFAAIILVSAVFATPLIWMVLAAFKTNVQIGNPDDALIFSPTMQNFRNIMGEGIFLPAMVNSAVVGLVSTVLSAIIAVPAAWAIGRFGMHRAGNWVLIARIIPAISLLVPWYYLFARLELVGGYTVLVLSHMFVSVPLITWIMIGFFANLPTELEEAGRVDGLSAFGAFRRISLPLAAPGTATACVLALVFSWNNFIFALILSDESTKTLPVALFNFISYASVDWGGLMAASTLMSVPVILAAVFGQRYLVAGLTAGATKG, via the coding sequence ATGACCGCCATGCTGCCGCGATCCGAGTCAGGGTCCATTCCCGCCACCGAGGCCGCCGCGCATCTGCGCCGCCGCAAGCTGCTCACCGGCCTCCGCTTCGCGGCGATCATCCTGGTCAGCGCGGTGTTCGCCACCCCGTTGATCTGGATGGTGCTCGCCGCATTCAAGACGAACGTGCAGATCGGCAACCCCGACGATGCGCTGATCTTCAGCCCGACGATGCAGAACTTCCGCAACATCATGGGCGAGGGCATCTTCTTACCCGCCATGGTGAACTCCGCCGTGGTCGGCCTGGTCTCGACGGTGCTCTCGGCCATCATCGCGGTACCCGCAGCGTGGGCCATCGGTCGGTTCGGCATGCACCGGGCCGGGAACTGGGTGTTGATCGCCCGCATCATCCCCGCCATCTCGCTCCTGGTGCCCTGGTACTACCTGTTCGCCCGGCTGGAACTCGTCGGCGGCTACACCGTTCTGGTGCTCAGCCACATGTTCGTCTCGGTGCCCTTGATCACCTGGATCATGATCGGCTTCTTCGCCAATCTGCCGACCGAGCTGGAGGAGGCCGGCCGCGTCGACGGGCTGTCCGCCTTCGGCGCCTTCCGTCGGATCTCCCTGCCCCTGGCCGCGCCGGGGACCGCGACGGCATGCGTGTTGGCGTTGGTGTTCAGCTGGAACAACTTCATCTTCGCCCTGATCCTGTCCGACGAGTCGACCAAGACCCTGCCGGTGGCGCTGTTCAACTTCATCTCCTACGCCAGTGTGGACTGGGGCGGTCTGATGGCGGCCTCGACGCTGATGAGCGTGCCGGTCATCCTCGCCGCCGTCTTCGGCCAGCGTTATCTGGTGGCCGGGCTGACCGCCGGAGCCACCAAGGGCTGA
- a CDS encoding ABC transporter substrate-binding protein produces the protein MLKRRDALRILGLSAVLGSGSLGLAGCGSSGDGANGPLRVALVNHVWTSAIRERIAEFEDLTGRRVLVSTMTSDQLSSTYNVKLNASAPDLDVMMYRPLQEQLLFARNGWLTEFNDLVADDSEYDWADVQDGPKDRVTIDGRIFGVPIITERPTLYYRRDLVDAPPTTLEEMYETARRLHSPDTGLHGFTGRGQRAGAVSMFSSYLYSHGADFIVDGRSGVGSPEALAAYEYYGRLLREAGPIGATNMTLEQITPIFAQGKAVFAIDADAVYQNFIDPATSTVGDRTGFAAFPAGPAGSRPFNIASWGLTINAFSERRDIAWEFIRWASGPEMTLRLQNEGVPSARTSAWADEASLTAFPPDLAESMAAGIETGVGADRPDVVQVGRARDIVGRPIVASILGDDVAASARDASEEFDEFLVRDARQRQL, from the coding sequence ATGCTGAAGCGACGCGACGCCCTGCGAATACTGGGTCTGAGCGCGGTGTTGGGTTCGGGCTCCCTGGGGCTCGCAGGCTGTGGCAGCTCCGGCGACGGGGCGAACGGGCCGCTGCGGGTGGCCCTGGTCAACCACGTCTGGACCAGCGCGATCCGCGAGCGCATCGCCGAGTTCGAGGACCTGACCGGGCGACGGGTCCTCGTCTCGACGATGACCTCCGATCAGCTGTCGAGCACCTACAACGTCAAGCTCAACGCCAGCGCGCCCGACCTCGACGTGATGATGTACCGCCCGTTGCAGGAGCAGTTGTTGTTCGCCCGCAACGGTTGGCTGACCGAGTTCAACGATCTCGTCGCCGACGACAGCGAGTACGACTGGGCCGACGTCCAAGACGGCCCGAAGGACCGGGTGACGATCGACGGCCGGATCTTCGGCGTACCGATCATCACCGAACGACCGACGCTGTACTACCGGCGCGACCTGGTGGACGCGCCGCCGACCACGCTGGAGGAGATGTACGAGACGGCCCGCAGGCTGCACTCGCCGGATACCGGCTTGCACGGCTTCACCGGTCGAGGCCAACGCGCGGGTGCGGTCAGCATGTTCTCCAGCTATCTCTATTCCCACGGCGCGGACTTCATCGTCGACGGTCGGTCCGGGGTCGGCTCGCCGGAGGCACTTGCCGCCTACGAGTACTACGGCAGGTTGCTGCGGGAGGCGGGTCCGATCGGTGCGACCAACATGACGTTGGAGCAGATCACCCCGATCTTCGCGCAGGGCAAGGCGGTCTTCGCCATCGACGCCGACGCCGTCTACCAGAACTTCATCGACCCGGCGACCTCGACGGTCGGCGACCGCACCGGGTTCGCCGCCTTCCCGGCGGGCCCGGCGGGGTCCCGCCCCTTCAACATCGCGTCCTGGGGGTTGACCATCAACGCGTTCTCCGAACGGCGCGACATCGCCTGGGAGTTCATCCGCTGGGCTAGCGGTCCCGAGATGACCCTGCGGTTACAGAACGAGGGCGTGCCCAGCGCCCGGACGTCGGCGTGGGCGGACGAGGCGAGTCTGACCGCGTTCCCGCCGGATCTGGCCGAGTCGATGGCCGCCGGGATCGAGACCGGCGTCGGCGCCGATCGCCCGGATGTCGTCCAGGTCGGTCGGGCCCGCGACATCGTGGGGCGGCCGATCGTCGCAAGCATCCTCGGTGACGATGTCGCCGCCTCGGCCCGCGACGCCTCCGAGGAATTCGACGAGTTCCTGGTCCGCGACGCTCGACAAAGGCAGCTCTGA
- a CDS encoding DUF4132 domain-containing protein has translation MTTASFRLAEDRTPTDLDDDAYPLPSGALIGVAHPAMLHDDLTRWAAIFADYEIMQSFPQIGAVVPPLTDEERAGPRLSRFEGSTVPTRALSSLLRRGWHRAEEGPVTMFHRPVAADRRVEIWLDPGYTPGASVNAKEQTLREVRLVCEGTPLSEVRTEAEHAVTQFNVLDEVDCHKIVYDLTQLAR, from the coding sequence GTGACCACGGCGTCGTTCCGGCTGGCGGAGGACCGCACGCCCACCGACCTCGACGATGACGCCTATCCCCTGCCCTCCGGGGCGCTGATCGGTGTGGCTCACCCGGCGATGCTGCACGACGACCTGACGCGGTGGGCGGCGATCTTCGCCGACTACGAGATCATGCAATCGTTTCCGCAGATCGGCGCCGTCGTCCCGCCGCTGACCGACGAGGAACGGGCCGGCCCGCGGCTGAGCCGCTTCGAAGGCAGCACCGTCCCGACCCGTGCGCTGTCCTCGCTGCTGCGCCGAGGTTGGCATCGCGCGGAGGAGGGCCCGGTCACGATGTTCCACCGGCCGGTGGCCGCAGATCGACGGGTGGAGATCTGGCTCGATCCGGGTTACACCCCCGGGGCATCGGTCAATGCCAAGGAACAGACGCTCAGGGAGGTCCGTCTCGTCTGCGAGGGAACGCCGTTGAGTGAGGTCCGAACCGAGGCCGAACACGCGGTCACCCAGTTCAACGTGCTCGACGAGGTGGACTGCCACAAGATCGTCTACGACCTCACCCAACTGGCTCGGTGA
- the prcB gene encoding proteasome subunit beta — protein MTASNNRAGRHLLDPESAALLRLNGSSFYRLLQTCAPQALPEISVPIAPDEAQLPHGTTVVAMHYRDGVVMAADRRATMGNLIAQRDLRKLEPADSHSGIAFAGTVGTAMRLVSLFQLELLHYEKIEGVALSFPAKVNRVSTLIRGNLGPARQGLAVIPLFAGWDDHAGAARVFTFDIGGSASEQREYGGAGSGSTFALGSLKKLYRPELTRSEAIRIVLTALTDAADEDTATGGPQAPGHLLPLVSCIDESGYAAVPTEEIAAELVAAD, from the coding sequence GTGACGGCATCGAACAATCGTGCGGGACGACACCTCCTTGATCCCGAGTCCGCGGCGCTGCTGCGGCTCAACGGCTCGTCGTTCTACCGACTCCTACAGACCTGCGCGCCCCAGGCGCTGCCGGAGATATCCGTCCCCATCGCCCCGGACGAAGCACAGCTGCCGCACGGCACCACCGTGGTGGCGATGCACTACCGCGACGGCGTGGTGATGGCCGCCGATCGGCGTGCCACGATGGGAAACCTCATCGCCCAGCGCGACCTCCGCAAACTCGAGCCCGCCGACAGTCACTCCGGTATCGCCTTCGCGGGCACGGTCGGCACGGCGATGCGCCTGGTGTCGCTGTTCCAACTCGAACTGCTGCACTACGAGAAGATCGAAGGTGTGGCGCTCAGCTTCCCGGCGAAGGTCAACCGGGTCTCGACCCTGATCCGAGGCAACCTGGGCCCGGCCCGACAGGGGCTGGCGGTGATCCCGCTGTTCGCCGGATGGGACGACCACGCGGGCGCCGCCCGGGTCTTCACCTTCGATATCGGCGGTTCGGCCTCGGAGCAACGGGAGTACGGCGGTGCGGGCTCCGGTAGCACCTTCGCTCTCGGTTCGTTGAAGAAGCTGTACCGGCCGGAGCTGACCCGGAGCGAGGCGATCCGCATCGTGTTGACGGCTCTGACCGACGCGGCCGATGAGGACACCGCCACCGGTGGACCGCAGGCGCCCGGGCACCTGCTGCCGCTCGTGTCCTGCATCGACGAAAGCGGGTACGCGGCGGTTCCCACCGAGGAGATCGCCGCCGAGCTCGTGGCGGCCGACTGA
- a CDS encoding transketolase family protein, producing MTSTMDNETITSGENQRDRFYRILPQLLAEDDRLAAVLAEIGASYVDSAAARAVSDRLINVGIREQLLIGVAGGLALTGLRPIAHTFAPFLIERPFEQVKLDLGHQGVGAVLVSAGGSYDWPEGGETHFGYRDVALLDTLQDWTVHVPGHPDEAEALLRTSVRGDGRVYVRLGGDANSRPLAGRDGRMQVLRRGTRGTVIAVGPMADRTVAATEGLDVTVLYAATIRPFDGETLRATLDAPEVVLVEPYLRGTSIAEVTRSLAGIRHRVSGLGIGPAEARRYGTRAEHDVLHGIDEAGLRRQITDFLDAAG from the coding sequence ATGACGAGCACGATGGACAACGAGACGATCACTTCCGGGGAGAACCAGCGCGACCGGTTCTACCGAATCCTTCCCCAACTGCTCGCCGAGGACGATCGGCTGGCCGCCGTGCTCGCCGAGATCGGCGCGTCCTATGTGGACTCGGCGGCGGCACGGGCGGTGTCGGACCGGCTGATCAACGTCGGGATCCGCGAGCAGCTGTTGATCGGCGTCGCGGGTGGTCTCGCGCTGACCGGCCTGCGGCCGATCGCCCACACCTTCGCGCCGTTCTTGATCGAGCGACCGTTCGAACAGGTCAAACTCGACCTCGGACACCAGGGGGTCGGCGCGGTACTGGTCAGTGCGGGTGGCTCCTACGACTGGCCGGAGGGCGGTGAGACCCATTTCGGCTATCGCGACGTCGCACTGCTGGACACCCTGCAGGACTGGACGGTGCACGTTCCAGGGCACCCCGACGAGGCCGAGGCACTGCTGCGCACCTCGGTGCGCGGTGACGGACGGGTCTACGTCCGGTTGGGCGGGGACGCGAACAGCAGGCCGCTGGCGGGGCGGGACGGCCGCATGCAGGTGTTACGGCGTGGCACACGGGGGACCGTGATCGCGGTGGGCCCGATGGCGGACCGCACCGTCGCCGCGACGGAGGGCCTCGACGTCACCGTGCTCTACGCCGCCACGATCAGGCCGTTCGACGGCGAGACGCTGCGCGCCACCCTCGACGCTCCGGAGGTCGTGCTGGTCGAGCCCTATCTCCGGGGAACCTCGATCGCCGAGGTAACCCGGTCGTTGGCCGGGATCCGGCACCGCGTGTCAGGACTAGGCATCGGCCCCGCGGAAGCACGGCGTTACGGCACCCGAGCCGAGCACGATGTCCTGCACGGAATCGACGAGGCGGGACTGCGCAGACAGATCACCGATTTCCTCGATGCGGCAGGCTGA
- a CDS encoding nitroreductase/quinone reductase family protein, protein MKAEGLLRSIASAHQTVYQRTGGRVGHRLMIRPTLLLTTQGRRSGKSRTSALVYGTDGADYLVVASNWGTERLPGWLHNLRAGGPAEVLVGRRRVAVTSREVLPEDTDHTRLWDIVNRVNRDLYRRYAKTLKRPLAVIVLTPTDSRG, encoded by the coding sequence GTGAAAGCAGAAGGACTCCTTCGGTCGATCGCCTCGGCACACCAGACGGTGTACCAACGCACCGGCGGCCGGGTCGGTCATCGACTCATGATCCGGCCCACCCTGTTGCTGACCACCCAGGGACGTCGTAGCGGCAAGTCCAGGACCTCCGCGCTGGTGTACGGCACGGACGGCGCCGATTACCTCGTGGTGGCCTCGAACTGGGGCACGGAACGGCTGCCGGGGTGGCTGCACAACCTGCGGGCCGGGGGACCGGCCGAGGTCCTGGTCGGCCGCCGCCGCGTCGCCGTGACCTCCCGCGAGGTGCTGCCCGAGGACACCGATCACACGAGGCTGTGGGACATCGTCAACCGGGTCAACCGGGACCTGTACCGCCGCTATGCCAAGACCCTCAAGCGCCCGCTGGCGGTGATCGTGCTGACCCCGACGGACAGTCGCGGCTGA
- a CDS encoding PQQ-dependent sugar dehydrogenase — translation MGKRRWWVPVLTAIAVTGTLSIPPTAVGSDSTSAADPADEPITDPIPEKPIQSRLGLVLDEYAQLPESEATPPATDPRLIRHNRINFVGEVPDGSGREYIPDLNGPLYLLDGGDQHVYLDFAAEFEHFFSGRGMGSGFGFVTFHPEFAENGRFYTTHTEDETAIENEEPTYPNQPDSVVQSVITEWTADDPSADVFSGSSREIFRYGFSTYIHAIQQIDFNPTARSGDEDYGLLYLAVGDGGIGVRSDAPQELDNPAGKILRIDPAGTDGPNGNYGIPPSNPFVDTPDALGEIYALGMRDPHRFTWDPERDNAMYLGHIGQHAVEAVYEVEAGDNLGWSEREGDLQYRREDGCYLYPLPEDDAEYDYVYPVAAYDHDPPANWPCDSDSGHAISGGQVYRGELAELRGKYIFGDLVDGKVFYTEVEEMRRGQTRAPLHELQLFDTEGTRLRMSDFVGEGRVDLRFGIDSDRELYLLAKSNGKIWRVVDTKRGAGSEVTRKVERNLVAHYDFENPFAVDGSYEADLGSSNTLLSLINGETDMRVADGAFPGSNNALQVQQIAPEENGNDDWKAGIFDEDGVESFEAFNGVEGTTVMGWFKMTGENPSPNSNTEDPDDYYNAVGLAGILSGSSDGHEVRALLELIQVDGELRLVALGRRIDGAASQTFAAQQDWQELLPQNEWVHLAATFDYTTGEMALYRNGESIPGFYTRSDDPWEVDGSGTSATDPKGIKIGGSFPQNDREANPCNCRMDSLMFLDTAAAPSTISQQYHRFLRR, via the coding sequence GTGGGCAAGCGCAGATGGTGGGTTCCCGTGCTGACCGCGATCGCGGTCACGGGCACCCTGTCGATACCGCCGACGGCGGTGGGCAGCGATTCGACGTCGGCGGCCGATCCGGCCGACGAACCGATCACCGACCCGATACCCGAGAAACCGATCCAATCCCGCCTCGGTCTGGTCCTCGATGAATACGCGCAGCTTCCGGAATCCGAGGCGACGCCGCCGGCCACCGACCCCCGGCTGATCCGCCACAATCGGATCAACTTCGTCGGCGAGGTCCCCGACGGCTCCGGACGGGAGTACATCCCCGACCTCAACGGTCCGCTCTATCTCCTCGACGGCGGGGACCAGCACGTCTATCTCGACTTCGCCGCCGAGTTCGAGCACTTCTTCTCGGGCCGGGGCATGGGCAGTGGTTTCGGGTTCGTCACCTTCCACCCAGAGTTCGCCGAGAACGGCCGTTTCTACACCACGCACACCGAGGACGAGACGGCGATCGAGAACGAGGAGCCGACCTACCCGAATCAGCCGGATTCGGTCGTGCAGAGCGTGATCACCGAGTGGACCGCCGACGATCCGAGCGCCGATGTGTTCAGCGGTAGCAGCCGGGAGATCTTCCGCTACGGCTTCTCCACCTATATCCACGCGATCCAGCAGATCGACTTCAACCCGACCGCACGGTCCGGCGACGAGGACTACGGTTTGCTCTACCTCGCGGTCGGCGACGGCGGCATCGGCGTGCGCTCGGATGCGCCGCAGGAACTGGACAACCCGGCGGGCAAGATCCTGCGCATCGACCCGGCGGGCACCGACGGCCCCAACGGGAATTACGGGATCCCGCCGAGCAACCCCTTCGTCGACACGCCCGACGCGCTCGGCGAGATCTACGCGCTGGGCATGCGGGATCCGCACCGCTTCACCTGGGATCCGGAACGCGACAACGCCATGTACCTCGGCCACATCGGTCAGCACGCGGTCGAGGCGGTCTACGAGGTCGAGGCGGGCGACAACCTCGGTTGGAGCGAGCGCGAGGGCGACCTGCAGTACCGCCGGGAGGACGGCTGCTACCTCTACCCGTTGCCGGAGGACGACGCGGAGTACGACTACGTGTACCCCGTTGCGGCCTACGACCACGACCCGCCCGCGAACTGGCCGTGTGATTCCGACAGCGGCCACGCCATCTCCGGTGGCCAGGTGTATCGCGGCGAGTTGGCCGAGTTGCGCGGCAAGTACATCTTCGGCGATCTGGTCGACGGCAAGGTGTTCTACACCGAGGTCGAAGAGATGCGGCGGGGCCAGACACGTGCGCCGCTGCACGAACTGCAGCTGTTCGACACCGAGGGCACCCGGCTGCGGATGAGCGACTTCGTCGGCGAGGGCCGGGTCGACCTGCGATTCGGCATCGACTCGGATCGCGAGCTCTACCTGCTGGCCAAGTCCAACGGCAAGATCTGGCGGGTCGTCGACACCAAACGCGGCGCCGGGTCGGAGGTGACCCGCAAGGTCGAACGCAATCTGGTCGCCCACTACGACTTCGAGAACCCCTTCGCGGTGGACGGTTCCTACGAGGCCGATCTCGGCTCGTCCAACACCCTGCTGAGTCTGATCAACGGCGAGACGGACATGCGGGTCGCCGACGGGGCGTTCCCCGGCAGCAACAACGCGCTGCAAGTGCAGCAGATCGCGCCGGAGGAGAACGGCAACGACGACTGGAAGGCCGGGATCTTCGACGAAGACGGCGTGGAGTCCTTCGAGGCGTTCAACGGCGTCGAGGGGACGACGGTGATGGGCTGGTTCAAGATGACCGGCGAGAACCCGAGTCCCAACTCCAACACCGAGGACCCCGACGACTATTACAACGCCGTCGGACTGGCGGGCATCCTGAGCGGAAGCTCCGACGGGCACGAGGTCCGGGCCCTGTTGGAGCTGATCCAGGTCGACGGTGAGCTGCGGTTGGTGGCGTTGGGCCGCCGCATCGACGGCGCGGCCTCCCAGACCTTCGCCGCGCAGCAGGACTGGCAGGAGCTGCTCCCGCAGAACGAATGGGTGCACCTGGCGGCGACCTTCGACTACACCACGGGCGAGATGGCGCTCTACCGCAACGGCGAGTCGATTCCGGGCTTCTACACCCGGTCCGACGACCCATGGGAGGTCGATGGTTCCGGCACGTCCGCCACCGATCCGAAGGGGATCAAGATCGGCGGCAGCTTCCCGCAGAACGATCGGGAGGCCAATCCCTGCAACTGCCGGATGGATTCCCTGATGTTCCTGGACACCGCTGCGGCACCGAGCACGATCAGCCAGCAGTATCACCGGTTCCTCCGCCGGTGA
- a CDS encoding maleylpyruvate isomerase family mycothiol-dependent enzyme, translating into MHTTTEFIETLHREGERFADTAEHVDLTAPVPGCPAWSVRDLVLHLGAVHRWATGYVVEGRTQPEPIAEAPALEDTELAPWLRDGHARLVAALTEAPAELDCWTFLPTGVEPLEFWARRQAYETSVHRVDIEAASGLALSPMAPEFASGGIDEFLRGFQARPSSPVRTETPKTLRILPTDVPAAGWTVSLSADKPPRTERTRDGQPADCTYTGPAMALYLVLYNRLPIDAVQCGGDVSLAQRWRDLTSS; encoded by the coding sequence ATGCACACGACCACCGAGTTCATCGAGACGCTGCATCGCGAGGGGGAACGCTTCGCGGACACCGCAGAGCACGTCGATCTCACCGCGCCCGTGCCCGGCTGTCCTGCCTGGTCGGTGCGTGACCTCGTCTTGCATCTGGGTGCGGTCCATCGGTGGGCTACCGGCTATGTGGTCGAGGGCAGGACACAGCCCGAGCCCATTGCCGAGGCTCCGGCACTGGAGGACACCGAACTGGCCCCGTGGTTACGCGACGGCCATGCTCGCCTGGTGGCGGCCCTGACCGAGGCGCCCGCCGAGCTGGACTGCTGGACCTTCCTACCCACGGGGGTGGAGCCACTGGAGTTCTGGGCGCGCAGGCAGGCTTACGAGACCTCGGTGCACCGGGTCGACATCGAGGCCGCAAGCGGTCTCGCGCTGTCCCCGATGGCCCCTGAGTTCGCCTCGGGCGGCATCGACGAGTTCCTCCGTGGATTCCAGGCGCGCCCGAGTAGCCCGGTGCGTACCGAGACACCGAAGACGCTGCGGATCCTGCCCACCGACGTGCCCGCTGCGGGTTGGACGGTGTCGTTGTCGGCGGACAAGCCGCCGCGCACCGAGCGGACCAGGGATGGGCAGCCCGCCGACTGCACCTACACCGGCCCTGCGATGGCGCTGTACCTGGTGTTGTACAACCGGCTTCCGATCGACGCCGTGCAGTGCGGCGGTGACGTATCGCTGGCGCAACGCTGGCGGGATCTCACCAGTAGCTGA
- a CDS encoding carbohydrate ABC transporter permease, translating to MAVHTLEQENRRLKWMMLAPALLFIGVMIVFPILYTGYLSLTDAFGAVNADSSFIGLLNFSDALGDLRRFWPAVWRTLVFTVAAVALELTLGLALAMLLRKPFRGMRWVRTIMMVPLLATPVAVGVLWLLILDPTTGIANYLLGLVGIPPQPFLGSVAQSLPTLILIDVWQWTPMMTLLLLAGLSTLPGEPIEAALVDGASAWQRFRHVTLPMLTTAIVTALVLRSVDALKTFDLIYATKGPGGGSSHEAETLNVYAYGLTFDYQEYGLAASVLVVFTVLIIFIVVALRRRSAKASS from the coding sequence ATGGCAGTACACACACTGGAGCAGGAGAACCGTCGTCTCAAGTGGATGATGCTCGCGCCTGCGTTGCTGTTCATCGGCGTGATGATCGTCTTCCCGATCCTCTACACCGGTTATCTGAGTCTGACCGACGCCTTCGGGGCGGTGAACGCGGACAGCTCGTTCATCGGGCTGTTGAACTTCAGCGACGCCCTCGGTGATCTGCGGCGATTCTGGCCCGCGGTGTGGCGGACCCTCGTCTTCACCGTGGCCGCCGTCGCGCTCGAACTCACCCTCGGGCTGGCCCTGGCGATGTTGTTGCGCAAGCCGTTCCGGGGGATGCGCTGGGTGCGGACCATCATGATGGTGCCGCTGCTGGCGACGCCGGTCGCGGTGGGCGTGTTGTGGCTGCTCATCCTCGACCCGACCACCGGCATCGCCAATTACCTGCTCGGGTTGGTCGGCATCCCGCCGCAGCCGTTCCTCGGTTCCGTAGCGCAATCGCTGCCCACGCTGATCCTGATCGACGTGTGGCAGTGGACCCCGATGATGACCCTGCTGTTGTTGGCCGGGCTCAGCACGCTGCCGGGCGAGCCGATCGAGGCGGCGTTGGTCGACGGGGCGTCGGCCTGGCAACGATTCCGGCACGTCACGCTGCCGATGCTGACCACGGCGATCGTCACCGCGTTGGTCCTGCGCAGTGTGGACGCGTTGAAGACCTTCGACCTGATCTACGCCACCAAGGGCCCGGGTGGTGGTTCCAGCCACGAGGCCGAGACGCTCAACGTCTACGCCTACGGTCTGACCTTCGACTACCAGGAGTACGGCCTGGCCGCCTCGGTGTTGGTCGTGTTCACCGTGCTGATCATCTTCATCGTCGTCGCGCTTCGGCGCCGTTCCGCGAAGGCATCCTCATGA
- a CDS encoding thiamine pyrophosphate-dependent enzyme, with the protein MNAPPRTDYGHEDLLALLTLMTGDEKHEPSATSTLETIWVLYDRILRVDPARVDDPGRDRFLLSKGHGPMAYYAVLAAKGFLTTDQLRGFGGFDSPLGYHPDRTLVPGVEIGSGSLGHGLGLAVGTALGLRATGHDDAAVVVLVGDAELEEGSNLEAIQYAGRARLDRLTTVVIDNSSASLGWPGGIAARFALEGWSTVEVDGRDLDKLEQAFTSAPGDRPHAVIAHVEPKER; encoded by the coding sequence ATGAACGCACCACCGAGGACCGACTACGGTCACGAAGACCTGCTCGCGCTGCTGACTCTGATGACGGGCGACGAGAAACACGAACCCAGCGCCACCTCCACGTTGGAGACGATCTGGGTGCTCTACGACCGGATTCTCCGCGTCGACCCCGCGCGCGTCGACGACCCAGGTCGTGACAGGTTCCTGCTGTCCAAGGGCCACGGACCGATGGCCTACTACGCGGTGTTGGCCGCGAAGGGGTTCCTGACCACCGACCAACTGCGTGGCTTCGGCGGCTTCGACTCGCCGCTGGGTTATCACCCGGACCGCACCCTGGTGCCCGGCGTCGAGATCGGCTCCGGCTCCCTCGGCCACGGCCTGGGCTTGGCCGTCGGCACCGCATTGGGACTGCGCGCCACCGGACACGACGATGCCGCCGTGGTGGTGCTCGTCGGCGATGCCGAACTGGAGGAGGGCAGCAATCTCGAGGCCATTCAATACGCCGGACGCGCTCGGCTCGACAGGCTGACGACCGTGGTGATCGACAACTCCTCCGCCTCATTGGGCTGGCCCGGCGGGATCGCGGCCCGTTTCGCGCTCGAGGGCTGGTCGACGGTGGAGGTCGATGGCCGCGATCTCGACAAGCTCGAACAGGCCTTCACCTCGGCGCCGGGCGACCGCCCGCACGCCGTCATCGCCCACGTCGAGCCGAAGGAACGCTGA